One window of Mus caroli chromosome 11, CAROLI_EIJ_v1.1, whole genome shotgun sequence genomic DNA carries:
- the Med9 gene encoding mediator of RNA polymerase II transcription subunit 9, translating into MASSGVAGGRQAEDTLQPPPELLPESKPPPPPQPLPVAALPPAAAPRPQSPAGAKEENYSFLPLVHNVIKCMDKDSPDLHQDLNALKTKFQELRKLIGTMPGIHVSPEQQQQQLHSLREQVRTKNELLQKYKSLCMFEIPKE; encoded by the exons ATGGCTTCCTCTGGGGTGGCGGGTGGGAGACAGGCCGAAGATACGCTACAGCCACCGCCCGAGCTGCTGCCGGAGTCCAAGCCGCCGCCACCGCCTCAGCCTCTGCCGGTCGCCGCGCTCCCGCCGGCGGCGGCTCCGCGGCCTCAGTCCCCCGCTGGCGCGAAGGAGGAGAATTACTCCTTTTTGCCGTTGGTTCACAATGTCATCAAATG CATGGACAAGGACAGCCCGGATCTCCACCAGGACCTGAACGCCCTCAAAACCAAGTTCCAGGAGCTGCGGAAGCTCATAGGCACCATGCCCGGCATCCACGTGAGCCccgagcagcagcagcagcagctccacaGCCTCCGAGAGCAAGTGAGGACCAAGAACGAGCTGCTGCAGAAGTACAAGAGCCTCTGCATGTTTGAGATCCCCAAGGAGTAG